A region from the Microbacterium sp. NC79 genome encodes:
- a CDS encoding SDR family NAD(P)-dependent oxidoreductase encodes MTDTPRVAIVTGASRGAGKGIALALGEAGMTVYVTGRSTESPTGDLPGTITATAAEVTARGGRGIAVAVDHSSDESVAALVEQVRAEHGYVDVLVNNVFAAPDGLVTPLPFWEQSLDMDQMFDIGLRSTYVMTALAAPLLIADPSRRGLVVNTSGFGGTCFMHGPAYGAVKAGVDKMAHDFAVDLKPHGVTAVSIWMGLLRTERTTRVLAAEPDKYRGVDQTTESPEFPGRVIAALDAHADKERFTGRVLVAAELAGVLGVTDVDGRQPASRRPLLGDPPRFSDAVVR; translated from the coding sequence ATGACCGACACACCCCGCGTTGCCATTGTGACCGGAGCGAGCCGCGGAGCCGGAAAGGGTATCGCGTTGGCCCTTGGCGAGGCAGGCATGACGGTGTACGTCACCGGACGCTCGACCGAAAGCCCCACGGGGGATCTTCCCGGAACCATCACAGCGACGGCCGCAGAAGTGACGGCACGCGGCGGGCGCGGTATCGCGGTCGCCGTTGATCACAGCTCTGATGAGTCGGTCGCGGCGCTCGTGGAACAGGTACGTGCAGAACACGGCTACGTCGATGTGCTCGTCAACAACGTCTTCGCCGCACCCGATGGGCTCGTCACGCCGCTGCCGTTTTGGGAACAATCGCTCGACATGGATCAGATGTTCGACATCGGTCTGCGCTCGACGTATGTCATGACGGCGCTCGCGGCACCGCTGCTGATCGCTGACCCATCGCGTCGTGGGCTCGTTGTGAACACGTCCGGATTCGGCGGCACGTGTTTCATGCACGGCCCGGCATATGGTGCGGTCAAGGCGGGCGTCGACAAGATGGCACACGACTTCGCGGTTGATTTGAAGCCGCACGGTGTGACGGCGGTGTCTATCTGGATGGGCCTCTTGCGCACTGAGCGCACGACTCGCGTGCTCGCAGCGGAGCCCGACAAGTACCGCGGTGTTGACCAGACGACGGAATCGCCCGAGTTCCCTGGCCGGGTTATCGCGGCGTTGGACGCCCACGCAGACAAAGAGCGCTTCACCGGGCGGGTCCTGGTCGCCGCAGAGCTTGCGGGTGTGCTGGGTGTGACCGATGTTGATGGCCGTCAGCCAGCATCACGCCGCCCGCTCCTGGGCGACCCGCCCCGCTTCAGCGACGCGGTCGTGCGTTAA
- a CDS encoding SDR family NAD(P)-dependent oxidoreductase, giving the protein MGDANFGFSDDAILITGAGSGIGRATALRAVGMGLRVSGWDLNPTGLAETAELVTAAGGTFHSWVADVSDDEAVTAGVASATEALGSIRYLHNNAGPASSAPIPFDQALLISVGSVRRVTDAWAAAGPGDGAAMVATASVAGNKVGTNSDWYSASKAAIMGYVRHLTAYRSHEFRSNAVAPGMTDTPRLTGFAESEVGQRVMERIPLNRMATPDDIAYATLFLLSPVASYINGVFLPVDGGWTVTQ; this is encoded by the coding sequence ATGGGCGATGCAAACTTCGGATTCTCCGACGACGCGATTCTGATCACCGGCGCCGGCAGCGGCATTGGCCGTGCCACGGCACTGCGCGCCGTAGGCATGGGCCTGCGCGTCTCAGGTTGGGACCTCAACCCGACCGGCCTGGCAGAGACGGCAGAACTGGTGACGGCCGCGGGCGGAACCTTCCACTCGTGGGTTGCCGACGTGTCTGACGACGAGGCGGTCACCGCCGGCGTCGCATCGGCGACCGAAGCGCTCGGCTCGATTCGCTACCTGCACAACAACGCTGGCCCCGCATCCAGCGCGCCCATCCCGTTCGACCAGGCCCTCCTCATCTCCGTTGGTAGCGTCCGTCGCGTCACCGATGCGTGGGCCGCCGCTGGCCCTGGCGACGGTGCCGCCATGGTGGCAACCGCATCGGTTGCAGGCAACAAGGTCGGCACCAACTCAGACTGGTATTCGGCAAGCAAGGCCGCGATCATGGGCTACGTTCGGCACCTCACCGCCTACCGTTCGCACGAGTTCCGTAGCAACGCGGTCGCCCCTGGCATGACAGACACCCCGCGCCTGACCGGCTTCGCCGAAAGCGAGGTTGGCCAGCGGGTCATGGAGCGCATTCCGCTGAACCGGATGGCAACTCCCGACGATATCGCCTACGCCACCCTCTTCCTCCTCTCCCCCGTAGCCAGCTACATCAACGGCGTCTTCCTGCCCGTTGACGGCGGCTGGACGGTGACGCAGTGA
- a CDS encoding thioesterase family protein, with product MTLSPVLHSHTSRLSYADTDPAGILYYAAWFPMMERLQSEFMYLQGLRQDTLKDTHGWWTVSRATQCEYLAAAVLFDEIRIDLRIGDISRSSFKFHHEMVRTSDNVTVARSWIHVVTVSPEQKAISIPEGLRAQLDAWMQ from the coding sequence GTGACCCTGTCTCCCGTTCTGCACTCACACACGTCACGGCTGAGCTACGCCGACACCGACCCCGCGGGGATTCTCTACTACGCGGCCTGGTTTCCGATGATGGAGCGCCTGCAGTCAGAGTTCATGTATCTCCAGGGGCTTCGTCAGGACACTCTGAAAGACACCCACGGCTGGTGGACGGTCTCCCGCGCAACACAGTGTGAGTACCTCGCCGCTGCCGTGCTCTTTGATGAGATTCGCATCGACCTGCGCATCGGCGACATCAGCCGCTCCTCGTTCAAGTTTCACCACGAGATGGTGCGCACGAGCGACAACGTGACCGTGGCCCGCTCATGGATTCACGTCGTCACGGTGTCACCCGAGCAGAAGGCAATTTCCATTCCCGAAGGTCTCCGCGCGCAGCTCGACGCGTGGATGCAGTGA
- a CDS encoding MFS transporter: MDAVTRPADRRVLWAIASTGFVSSLQFTLMVPALPSFPELLNVSVSDASWIVTITLLTGTVVTPILARLADMRGRKRMLLIAMITLGVGSLIAAIWSSHFWLVMLGRAMQGFGTTIVPIGVSLLRSILPRDRAVIGIAMLSGTVGIGSGFGLPLAGVLLASGGLPFTFLFSALGAAITATLVWRWVPEQHNRANGSFDLVGASVLAVGLTAILLIVSKVGEWGITSPATIAAALVCGVAIALFIPLQLRSSSPVIDLRLATRPAMVIANAVGFLTSFAMFANFLLTMQEARAPESTAIGLGLAEISAGLVLVPFAVAMVLGAPATAALMRRFGTRAVLLVGSLVMAISFGFRFFVHGSLVALLIGTLLAGVGTALVFGTLPTLVLDVVPIAQASSASGLNSLMRSVSGAVASAAFAFLLTLYGIVLLPDYLTETGLMIGLGTTSLFCLLSTVLTWFLPRRQQSA, encoded by the coding sequence GTGGATGCAGTGACGCGCCCGGCCGATCGCCGCGTGCTGTGGGCGATCGCGTCCACAGGTTTTGTCTCCTCCCTGCAGTTCACCCTGATGGTTCCGGCCCTCCCATCATTTCCGGAGCTCCTCAACGTTTCAGTCAGCGACGCATCGTGGATCGTCACGATCACCCTGCTGACCGGAACTGTCGTCACGCCGATTCTTGCGCGCCTCGCTGACATGCGGGGGCGCAAGAGGATGCTGCTGATTGCGATGATCACGCTCGGCGTCGGCTCGCTGATCGCCGCTATCTGGTCTTCTCATTTCTGGTTGGTGATGCTGGGGCGCGCCATGCAGGGCTTCGGAACCACGATCGTGCCGATTGGGGTGAGCCTGCTGCGCAGTATTTTGCCGCGCGATCGGGCCGTCATCGGTATTGCGATGCTGAGCGGAACCGTTGGTATCGGCAGCGGATTCGGGTTGCCGTTGGCGGGTGTCCTGCTGGCAAGCGGCGGACTACCGTTTACCTTCTTGTTTTCTGCACTTGGCGCTGCCATCACCGCCACCCTGGTGTGGCGGTGGGTGCCCGAACAGCACAACCGTGCAAACGGCTCCTTCGATCTCGTGGGTGCCAGCGTGCTGGCCGTCGGTCTCACCGCGATTCTGTTGATCGTTTCAAAGGTGGGTGAATGGGGCATCACGAGCCCCGCGACGATTGCAGCCGCCCTGGTCTGTGGCGTGGCCATCGCGTTGTTCATTCCGCTGCAACTGCGTTCTTCCTCTCCCGTGATTGATCTCCGCTTGGCCACGCGTCCCGCGATGGTGATCGCCAACGCGGTCGGGTTTCTCACGTCTTTCGCAATGTTTGCGAACTTCCTGCTGACCATGCAGGAGGCGCGGGCGCCTGAATCCACGGCGATCGGGCTGGGGCTCGCCGAAATCTCTGCCGGCCTCGTGCTGGTTCCATTCGCGGTCGCGATGGTACTCGGCGCCCCCGCAACCGCCGCGCTCATGCGCCGATTTGGCACGCGCGCGGTGCTGCTGGTGGGAAGTTTGGTGATGGCCATCTCCTTCGGCTTCCGATTCTTCGTGCATGGCAGCCTCGTCGCGCTCCTCATCGGAACACTGCTCGCCGGCGTCGGCACCGCCCTCGTCTTCGGCACCCTGCCCACTCTGGTTCTCGACGTGGTTCCGATCGCGCAGGCGTCTTCGGCCAGCGGACTCAATTCCCTCATGCGTTCCGTATCGGGTGCCGTGGCAAGCGCGGCGTTTGCCTTCTTGCTGACGCTCTACGGCATCGTGCTTCTGCCTGACTACCTCACCGAGACCGGCCTCATGATCGGCCTCGGAACAACATCTCTTTTCTGCTTGTTATCTACCGTGCTGACGTGGTTCCTGCCGCGTCGCCAGCAATCCGCGTGA
- a CDS encoding NADH:flavin oxidoreductase/NADH oxidase, which yields MTAPALFQPLTLRGVTLKNRIGVSPMCMYSSQDGFATDFHLVHLGRFALGGAGLVIMEATAIDPAGRISPFDAGIWSDEHIPGLARVASFIEASGAVAGIQLGHAGRRASVREPWFAGAPLGDDAVEQGYPEGSPWVTQAPSAKPAGPEFPRPAEMSADEVRASIEAWAAAARRAVAAGFRVLELHGAHGYLLHSFLSPLSNFRTDEFGGSVEGRRKYPLDVVRAIRAAIGDDIVLSYRVSSVDGFEGGLGIDDTVDFARDLKVAGVDIVDTSSGGITTDRSMDTRVRRGYAFHADFSRAVREGADLPAATVGLITDPQQAEYLVSHGDADVVLLGREMLNDPNWAHHALAALADSHDQWDIRYGSAIAPRAGTLARLAEAGETPLTRFSD from the coding sequence ATGACTGCTCCAGCCCTGTTCCAGCCCCTCACTCTGCGTGGTGTCACGCTGAAGAACCGCATCGGTGTCAGCCCGATGTGCATGTACTCGTCGCAAGACGGGTTCGCCACCGACTTTCACCTCGTGCACCTTGGGCGCTTCGCCCTTGGTGGCGCCGGGCTCGTGATTATGGAGGCGACCGCGATTGACCCGGCCGGGCGCATCTCGCCGTTCGATGCAGGCATCTGGAGCGATGAGCACATTCCGGGTCTGGCTCGCGTTGCGTCATTCATTGAGGCAAGCGGCGCGGTTGCTGGCATCCAGCTCGGCCACGCAGGACGCCGCGCGAGCGTGCGCGAGCCCTGGTTCGCTGGCGCACCGCTCGGCGATGACGCTGTCGAACAGGGCTACCCGGAGGGTTCGCCGTGGGTGACACAGGCCCCGTCTGCCAAGCCGGCCGGCCCCGAATTCCCGAGGCCAGCGGAAATGTCTGCCGATGAGGTACGCGCCTCGATCGAGGCGTGGGCTGCCGCCGCACGTCGCGCTGTCGCCGCCGGATTCCGCGTGCTTGAGTTGCACGGCGCGCACGGATACCTGTTGCACTCGTTCTTGTCGCCGCTGTCAAACTTCCGTACCGACGAGTTCGGCGGTTCCGTTGAAGGCCGACGCAAGTATCCGCTCGATGTTGTGCGTGCAATCCGCGCGGCGATTGGCGATGACATCGTGCTCTCGTACCGGGTGTCCAGCGTCGACGGCTTCGAAGGCGGGCTGGGCATTGACGACACGGTTGACTTCGCTCGCGATCTCAAGGTGGCTGGTGTCGACATTGTCGACACCAGCTCAGGCGGCATCACCACGGACCGTTCCATGGATACCCGCGTGCGCCGTGGTTACGCGTTCCACGCTGACTTCAGCCGCGCTGTGCGCGAGGGCGCAGACCTGCCGGCGGCGACGGTCGGCCTCATCACCGATCCGCAGCAGGCCGAGTACCTCGTCTCGCACGGTGACGCCGATGTGGTGCTGCTTGGCCGGGAAATGCTGAACGACCCGAACTGGGCCCACCACGCACTAGCCGCTCTTGCCGACAGCCACGACCAGTGGGACATTCGCTATGGTTCCGCCATCGCACCCCGCGCCGGCACGCTCGCGCGTCTCGCCGAAGCCGGCGAGACGCCGCTGACCCGCTTCAGCGACTAA
- a CDS encoding acyl-CoA dehydrogenase: MRDSQYTAPVDDYRFLYSSAFGVDLIARSTDGALTADDATDIVEGAGEFAANVLAPLSRIGDTEGAKLVDGTVQLPAGYAEAYREMVDAGWITAEAPASAGGDGLPDAVRAALGEIWNSSNAAFALSWLLTQGQIHALDAKASDEIRETYLTKLVSGEWTGTMNLTEPEAGTDLGAIRTIATPQADGSWSLKGDKIFITWGDHEVAENIVHLVLARTPGAPDGARGLSLFVVPKFLVNPDGTLGARNGVTTVSLEHKLGIHASPTAVLNYDGAIGYLVGDLHGGLAGMFVMMNSARVGMGFQATGISERAYQGAVQYTNQRLQGSVLERPAGTAIAEHPDVRRLLLSMRSDIFAMRALGVYVADLFDRAEADGTGELAEFFVPILKGWATEDALTVTSDGIQVHGGMGFIEETGAAQHYRDARIMPIYEGTTAIQSNDLIGRKVIRNQGATVERLLDEIATTIAALQAFDNPVATRTASRLQRAIDAARAATQSLLGFASSPRDAAAVSVPYLMLLGTLAGGYMHALAAVAVLAAGETDSERLTIADFYGAHHLPRVHALAETVAGGEIR; the protein is encoded by the coding sequence GTGCGCGATTCGCAGTACACCGCCCCCGTCGACGACTACCGTTTTCTCTACTCGAGCGCATTTGGCGTTGACCTCATTGCGCGCTCGACCGACGGAGCGCTGACCGCAGACGATGCCACCGACATCGTGGAAGGCGCCGGTGAGTTTGCCGCCAACGTGTTGGCGCCGCTCAGCCGTATCGGAGACACCGAGGGCGCAAAGCTTGTCGATGGCACGGTGCAGTTGCCCGCTGGCTACGCCGAGGCCTACCGAGAAATGGTCGACGCCGGATGGATCACCGCGGAGGCGCCCGCCTCAGCGGGTGGCGACGGGTTGCCCGACGCCGTACGTGCAGCGCTCGGTGAAATCTGGAACTCCTCCAACGCCGCCTTCGCGCTGAGCTGGCTGCTCACGCAGGGTCAGATTCACGCGCTCGACGCGAAGGCATCCGATGAGATTCGCGAAACTTACCTCACCAAGCTGGTGTCGGGGGAGTGGACCGGAACCATGAACCTGACAGAACCAGAAGCGGGCACCGACCTGGGTGCGATTCGCACGATCGCCACCCCGCAGGCCGATGGTTCTTGGTCACTCAAGGGTGACAAGATTTTCATTACGTGGGGAGACCACGAGGTCGCCGAGAACATTGTTCACCTCGTACTGGCACGCACTCCTGGTGCGCCCGACGGCGCCCGCGGACTCTCGCTCTTTGTGGTTCCGAAGTTCCTCGTGAACCCCGACGGCACGCTCGGCGCCCGCAACGGCGTGACCACCGTGTCGCTCGAACACAAGCTCGGTATTCACGCCAGCCCGACCGCCGTCCTCAACTACGACGGCGCGATCGGATACCTCGTCGGTGACCTCCACGGCGGGCTCGCCGGGATGTTCGTGATGATGAACTCGGCCCGTGTCGGCATGGGATTCCAGGCGACCGGAATCTCCGAGCGCGCCTACCAGGGTGCCGTGCAGTACACGAACCAGCGTCTGCAGGGGTCGGTGCTTGAACGCCCAGCCGGAACGGCCATCGCCGAGCACCCTGACGTGCGCCGCCTGCTGCTGTCGATGCGCAGTGACATTTTTGCGATGCGTGCACTGGGTGTGTATGTCGCCGACCTTTTCGACCGCGCTGAGGCAGACGGAACCGGTGAGCTTGCCGAATTCTTCGTTCCGATTCTGAAGGGCTGGGCGACGGAAGACGCCCTGACCGTCACGAGCGACGGCATTCAGGTGCACGGCGGCATGGGCTTTATCGAGGAGACCGGGGCAGCCCAGCACTACCGCGACGCGCGCATCATGCCGATCTACGAGGGTACGACCGCGATTCAGTCCAACGACCTCATCGGTCGCAAGGTGATTCGTAATCAGGGCGCGACTGTCGAACGGCTTCTTGACGAAATCGCGACGACGATCGCAGCCCTGCAAGCGTTTGATAACCCTGTTGCCACCCGCACGGCTTCCCGCTTGCAACGGGCGATCGACGCCGCACGTGCCGCGACCCAGTCGTTGCTTGGCTTTGCTTCGTCGCCGCGCGATGCCGCCGCCGTCAGCGTCCCGTACCTCATGTTGCTCGGCACGCTCGCCGGCGGCTACATGCACGCGCTCGCCGCCGTTGCCGTCCTCGCAGCGGGTGAGACCGACTCGGAGCGTCTCACGATCGCCGACTTCTACGGCGCTCACCACTTGCCGCGCGTGCACGCTCTCGCCGAGACCGTCGCCGGTGGCGAAATCCGCTAA
- a CDS encoding FadR/GntR family transcriptional regulator, with product MNDDVVEHATAEQSAPEPVTVGNFGANLVNDHALGALVNLLLTMEPGQQLPSERDLTLQLGLSRNTLRDRIARLESMGALQRKERLGTFYTGVQPRQTGDVLALSMMFHQMTLDSLISVRHALERQAAVEAARIASEETLYALAASAAAMHSTVDGRELFEADLAFHRALFAASASPALEFFSQALQPILQGTLQHLSLAQDFETMRVVHDNILLSVTAGDTCAATEAIDAHFAWLEVLRDRERAEHRPAAAAPGV from the coding sequence ATGAACGACGATGTTGTCGAACACGCCACGGCCGAGCAGAGCGCTCCGGAACCAGTAACCGTCGGAAATTTCGGCGCAAACCTGGTCAATGACCACGCATTGGGTGCGCTCGTCAATCTGCTGCTCACGATGGAACCGGGCCAACAGCTCCCGAGCGAGCGCGACCTGACCCTTCAGCTGGGCCTGAGCCGCAACACGCTCCGCGATCGCATTGCACGGCTGGAGTCGATGGGGGCGTTGCAACGCAAAGAGCGCCTGGGAACCTTTTACACCGGTGTGCAGCCGCGGCAGACCGGCGACGTGCTCGCGTTGAGCATGATGTTTCACCAAATGACCCTGGACTCGCTGATTTCGGTTCGCCACGCGCTCGAGCGACAGGCGGCCGTCGAGGCGGCTCGAATTGCCAGCGAGGAGACGCTGTACGCGCTGGCCGCGAGCGCTGCTGCCATGCACTCAACGGTCGATGGTCGCGAGCTGTTTGAAGCCGACCTAGCGTTTCACCGGGCGCTGTTTGCGGCCTCGGCTTCGCCCGCACTGGAGTTTTTCTCGCAGGCGCTTCAGCCCATCCTGCAGGGAACATTGCAGCATCTTTCGCTCGCACAAGACTTTGAAACCATGCGTGTTGTCCACGACAACATCCTGCTGAGCGTCACAGCGGGCGATACGTGTGCTGCGACCGAAGCCATCGACGCACACTTCGCTTGGCTCGAAGTGTTGCGCGATCGTGAACGCGCCGAGCACCGGCCCGCCGCAGCTGCCCCCGGCGTCTAG
- a CDS encoding SDR family oxidoreductase, whose product MNRLLNKTCLVFGGGSVGGEINNGLATALTYAREGANVVVVDMSLEAVDGAVQRITDELTAAGMEPAVLGIAGNVTDDGDVQAAVDATLARFGRIDVLHNNVGIARMGGPVEQPIEEWNLMLNVNLTSIFLTCKYVLPHMVAQGSGSIVNVGSVGGMRYIGYNYPSYSATKGAVTQFTKNVALEYAAQGIRANTIAPGYINTPMIYKQISGAYETVEEMVAARDALSPTGKMGTSFDVANAALFLASDESRYINGICLPVDGGLVQSSAPPAHAQ is encoded by the coding sequence GTGAATCGGCTCCTCAACAAGACCTGCCTCGTATTCGGCGGCGGATCCGTCGGTGGTGAGATCAATAACGGGCTCGCGACCGCGCTGACCTACGCTCGGGAAGGCGCAAATGTTGTCGTCGTCGATATGAGCCTGGAGGCCGTCGACGGCGCCGTGCAGCGCATTACCGATGAGCTCACGGCCGCGGGCATGGAACCAGCAGTGCTGGGCATCGCCGGTAACGTCACCGACGATGGTGACGTGCAAGCCGCTGTCGATGCGACGCTGGCACGGTTTGGCCGCATCGATGTGCTGCACAATAACGTCGGCATTGCGCGCATGGGCGGCCCGGTTGAGCAGCCCATCGAAGAGTGGAACCTGATGCTTAACGTCAACCTGACGAGCATCTTCCTCACCTGTAAGTATGTGCTTCCGCACATGGTGGCGCAGGGCTCCGGCAGCATCGTCAACGTCGGCTCCGTCGGCGGCATGCGTTACATCGGCTACAACTACCCGAGCTATTCCGCAACGAAGGGCGCGGTCACGCAGTTCACTAAGAACGTTGCCCTGGAGTATGCGGCGCAAGGCATTCGTGCCAACACGATCGCCCCGGGTTACATCAATACGCCCATGATCTACAAGCAGATCAGTGGCGCATATGAGACCGTCGAAGAAATGGTGGCGGCGCGGGATGCGCTTTCGCCGACCGGAAAAATGGGAACGTCATTTGACGTGGCCAACGCCGCACTGTTTCTGGCTTCCGACGAATCGCGATACATCAACGGCATCTGCCTGCCCGTCGACGGCGGGCTCGTGCAGAGCTCCGCTCCGCCGGCTCACGCGCAGTAG
- a CDS encoding alpha-ketoacid dehydrogenase subunit beta produces MAETKDLVTWRALNAAMHDIMTEFPESFTLGEDITTWGTGGGTYGVTRGLKKTFGAERVLDTPISEEVLLAAVSAAATRGVRPILEIMYSDFSFLGFDGIINQAAKARYMFGGQFDTPLVIRTNGGSGIGKAAQHSQSLETLFAHIPGLEVVVPGTPGDAYGLLRTAAKSDNPTIFLEHKNMYYDKGPVDFQPVPFGQARIAREGQHATIVATQQILNYSLAAAEELAAEGIEVEIIDPRTLYPFDMDAVYASVGKTRHLVVGHEAVRDYGWGAEFVAQTVEAAWDKLDAAPVRVGGARTPIPYAQTLEAAVIPSKDDIIAAVKKTLA; encoded by the coding sequence ATGGCCGAGACGAAAGATCTGGTCACCTGGCGTGCGCTGAACGCCGCCATGCACGACATCATGACCGAGTTCCCGGAGTCGTTCACGCTCGGTGAAGACATCACCACGTGGGGCACGGGAGGCGGCACATACGGTGTGACCCGCGGACTCAAGAAGACCTTCGGCGCTGAGCGTGTGCTTGACACCCCGATCAGCGAAGAGGTTCTCCTCGCCGCAGTATCGGCTGCGGCAACGCGCGGTGTGCGTCCGATCCTCGAGATCATGTACTCCGACTTCTCGTTCCTGGGCTTCGATGGCATCATCAACCAGGCCGCGAAGGCGCGTTACATGTTCGGCGGACAGTTCGACACCCCGCTGGTGATTCGCACCAACGGTGGTTCGGGAATCGGTAAGGCTGCGCAGCACTCGCAGTCGCTGGAAACCCTCTTCGCGCACATTCCTGGTCTCGAGGTCGTGGTTCCGGGTACCCCCGGCGACGCCTACGGTTTGCTCCGTACCGCGGCGAAGTCGGACAACCCGACCATCTTCCTCGAGCACAAGAATATGTACTACGACAAGGGTCCGGTTGACTTCCAGCCGGTTCCGTTCGGTCAGGCGCGGATTGCACGCGAGGGTCAGCACGCGACCATCGTGGCAACCCAGCAGATCCTCAACTACTCGCTCGCAGCGGCAGAAGAACTCGCCGCTGAGGGTATCGAAGTTGAGATCATCGACCCGCGCACGCTGTATCCGTTCGACATGGACGCCGTGTACGCATCGGTCGGCAAGACCCGCCACCTGGTTGTCGGTCACGAAGCTGTTCGTGACTACGGCTGGGGTGCTGAGTTTGTTGCGCAGACGGTGGAAGCCGCCTGGGACAAGCTGGATGCCGCTCCGGTTCGTGTGGGTGGCGCGCGCACGCCGATCCCCTACGCGCAGACCCTGGAAGCCGCTGTAATTCCGTCCAAGGACGACATCATCGCAGCCGTCAAGAAGACGCTCGCGTAG
- a CDS encoding thiamine pyrophosphate-dependent dehydrogenase E1 component subunit alpha: protein MAQYTAAEQGLAGLELMAKIREFERRMPLLSDEGLIRGSTHPSLGMEAIAVGVSLALTDEDAIASTHRGHAHTLAKGADFGRTMAEILGRADGYCGGKGGSMHIGVKEIGVLGTNGIVGAGIGIATGAALASKIKGDKAVAVSYFGDGASNQGVLAEAFNLAAIWKLPVIFVLENNHYAQSSAVEEMVAQPDLSKRGEAYGVPSFNGDGMNLQEVFELATAAVERARAGEGPTLLVLETYRYLGHMAGDTEIYRTKDEVEQAKENDPIEKLLAQLIEQGVITAEQWEARRNELFAEVEEAEQFARNSPFPEAAEAFTDVYAKGA, encoded by the coding sequence ATGGCTCAATACACGGCTGCAGAGCAGGGCCTGGCTGGCCTCGAACTCATGGCGAAGATTCGCGAGTTCGAGCGCCGCATGCCCCTCCTTTCTGATGAAGGGTTGATCCGCGGATCAACCCACCCGTCGCTCGGTATGGAAGCGATCGCCGTCGGCGTATCGCTCGCGCTGACCGACGAAGACGCCATTGCGTCCACCCACCGTGGCCACGCGCACACGCTCGCCAAGGGCGCTGACTTCGGTCGCACCATGGCTGAGATTCTCGGCCGCGCAGACGGATACTGCGGCGGCAAGGGCGGCTCCATGCACATTGGTGTCAAGGAGATCGGTGTGCTCGGAACCAACGGCATCGTTGGCGCCGGAATTGGTATCGCGACGGGCGCAGCGCTGGCATCGAAGATCAAGGGCGATAAGGCTGTTGCCGTTTCGTACTTCGGTGACGGTGCGTCCAACCAGGGCGTTCTTGCTGAGGCATTCAACCTCGCAGCGATCTGGAAGCTCCCGGTCATCTTCGTGCTGGAGAACAACCACTACGCGCAGTCGTCGGCTGTGGAAGAAATGGTTGCTCAGCCTGACCTCAGCAAGCGTGGTGAAGCCTACGGCGTGCCCTCGTTTAACGGCGATGGCATGAACCTGCAGGAAGTTTTCGAACTCGCCACCGCTGCGGTTGAGCGTGCTCGTGCTGGCGAAGGCCCGACGCTGCTGGTGCTGGAGACCTACCGCTACCTCGGCCACATGGCCGGCGACACGGAGATCTACCGCACGAAGGACGAAGTCGAGCAGGCCAAGGAAAACGACCCCATCGAGAAGCTGCTCGCTCAGCTCATCGAGCAGGGTGTGATTACCGCTGAGCAGTGGGAAGCTCGTCGCAACGAGCTGTTCGCTGAAGTGGAAGAGGCTGAGCAGTTCGCTCGCAACTCGCCGTTCCCGGAGGCCGCCGAAGCCTTCACCGACGTCTACGCGAAGGGTGCATAA
- a CDS encoding biotin/lipoyl-containing protein, producing MDVNLTKDLLGDEEEADLVEWLVEDGATVTEGQPIASFETSKIVSELEAPAAGVITLKKEAGDLVELDETIATID from the coding sequence ATGGACGTAAACCTCACCAAGGACCTGCTGGGCGACGAAGAAGAAGCCGACCTCGTGGAATGGCTTGTCGAAGACGGCGCAACGGTGACCGAAGGTCAGCCGATTGCTTCGTTCGAGACGTCGAAGATCGTGAGCGAGCTTGAGGCTCCCGCGGCAGGCGTCATCACCCTCAAGAAGGAAGCTGGCGACCTCGTCGAACTCGACGAGACGATCGCCACGATCGACTAG